The DNA window GGCCGTCAGCGATTCGGCCCGGTTCTGGCTCGCGGTGCGCGGCTACGACCCGGTCTACGGCGCCCGCCCGCTGCGCAGGCTCATCCAGCAGTCCATCGGCGACACCCTCGCCAAGGAACTGCTCGCCGGCGAGATCACCGACGGCGACACCGTCGCGGTCAACGTCACCCCGAACGGGGAGGGCCTGATCGTCGGCAAGGGCTGACCGGCAAACATGTGCGGCCCGGTTCGCGATCGATCGTGAGCCGGGCCACACATGACCACCACGGAGCATTCATCCAGTTGCGAGGTGGGGTCCCCGCTCGATCGACCACAACGCAGCAAGTCTTACGAGCGATCGTTCGCGCATTCGCAACCCACAACGGAGCGAGCCCTACGAGCGACTGTTCGCGCATTCGCAACCCACAACGGAGCGAGCCCTACGAGCGACTGTTCGCGCATTCGCAACCACCACGGAGCGAGTCTTACGAGCGACCGTTCGCGGCCCGTCTCGCGTCCGAGTCGTCGAAGCGCATGCGACGCAGTCGCGAGTCTCGACGGCTCGGACGCGAGACATCGGGGGCCGCGAACACGCCGCGCCGCAGGCGCGGCAAAGTGTCACAGCCTACCCTGGAAGCCATGACGAATCCCAACGATCCTTGGGCTCAGCGACCGGAGGATGCGCCGACGGAGCACATCGGTCCGCCGGGTAGGTCGGGATTCGAGCAGCCGTCGCATACGACGGAGTACACCGAAGCGTATGGCCAGGGCGGGGTTTATCCGTCTACCGAGCAATTCGAGCCGTGGGCTCCGCCGCCGGCCAACGCGACCAAGGAATTTCCGCCGTATGAGAGTCAGCCCCAGTGGGGCGGGTACGAGAGCGGCTATGGCGAACCGTGGGCCTCGGGTACGCAGAATCCGACGCAGGTCGGCGGGTTTGCCGTGCCGGGCGCGCAGTATCCGCCCGGCGGGCTGCCACCGGGCGGACTACCGCCGGATCAGCAGCAGCAGCCGCCGCGCAAGCGCAACACCGGGCTGTGGATTGCCCTCGGACTCGGCGTGATCCTGTTGATCGGCGCCGCAAGCGTGGTCGCGGGTGCGCTGCTCGGCGGTAAGGATTCGTCCTCGACCGCCGCGAGCACCTCGGCGTTCCCGACCACGGGACGTCAGCCAGGCGGCACCGCGCCCTCGGGGCAGCCGACGCCCACCCGGGTCACCCCGACCATTCCGGGGCTCGGCGGTATCGACGATCTGGGCGCGACCATGGGCACGATCACCGCCAATACCGGCGGCCAGCTGACCCTCGACACCTTGGGGGGAGCACCGGTCACGGTGCGCACCACCGATAAGACCCAGGTGATCTCGCTGACCGGGTCGAAGGTGGCCGATCTACCGGTCGGTGACATGGTGATGGTGCAGGGCGACAAGGTCGCGGACGGTTCGATCGACGCGAAGATCATCATCAGCACGGCGATGCCCGGAGGCACGCGGTGAGACATCAGACGGGGTCCTCGCTCGGCCCGGCGCGGGGCCAAAGACGGACTCCGTCCGGCTGCGCATATTAGGGTAGGCGACGATGACGGCAATGTGGTTCGGGTTGGCGGCGATCGCACTGGTTGGTGCGATCGTGCTGCTCTATTTCGATCGGATCCAGCGACGGCGGACCGGTCATGCGCGCCAGGTCTGGGCGAAGGCCCAGGGATACACGTATGTGTCGGTGGAACCGGCACTAGCGTCGACTTGGCGCCGCGGTGCGTTGGCCAAGCTCGGTTACCTGTCCGCGGTGGATGTGGTCTCCGGGATCCGCAAGGGCGAGAAGTTCGTCCTGTTCGATCTCGAGGACGCGGCGACACTGGTCGCGGTGCGCAGGCAGATCGGCTCGGATATCGATGTGGATATGCGGCTCAAGACCGCGTCCCCGCCCAAGGACGCCGATCTGGAGCTACTCGGTGCGATCGGCGACCGGGTGGTGTTCGCGACCAATCCGGAGATCGCCAGGCACGCCGTCGACCAGCGCATGGTCGCCTTCATCGAATCGCTGCCCGACACCGTGCAGATGCTGTGGAGCGAGGGCAACTGGACCCTCGGCATGCTGAATGTCGGGACCGTCGGCAAGGATTGGGAGACCGCGATCGACGCGGTGCTGCGCCTGTCCGGTCTGCTGCATGTGCTGCCGCCGGTCACCGATGTGCTCGGCGTCGATTCGGGTGGTCACGATCCGGGTCGACCGCATCCGCGCACGTCGCGTTCGGGTGATTCGGGGTCGGACGCTCCGGTGGGTGCGGCCCGCATGGCATCGCCGGCGTCGCGCAAGGGTGATCGCGAGGAGCCGGACGCCGATTCCGCATACGACGACGACCGCGGCCGCGAACGGTCGAAGTATCAGGAGCCGGAGTATTCGGACTACGACGACGAACCGGCCGCCGACCCGGTGACCCCCGAGCCGCCGCGCCGCCCCAGCCTCGCCGTCGTCCCCGACTCGCGCTCGCGGGCGCGTGACGAGCGCTGGGAGCCCGACGACAGCTGGCCGCCCGAAGACCGTCCGGCCCAGCGCAAGCCCGCCCAGTCCGAGTCCATCAGGGCCGAATCGGACGAGGACGACTGGCCGCCCGCCGAACACAACCCGGAACAGCCCGGCGGTCCGTTCCACCCAGGATTCCGTCCGTACCAGGGTCCCGTGCCGCAGTGAGTGGGCACGCCGCCACACTGATCGGCGGTGTCGACCGCCAAACGACTTGGAATGTGCCATGACAGATAGTCCTGCGCGCCTGCCCGGCGCCATCCGTCCTGTCGCGCTGATCACCGGACCGACCTCCGGTATCGGGCACGGGTTCGCCGTGCGACTGGCCAGGCTCGGCTATGACCTAGTCCTCGTCGCCCGCGACGAGGAGCGGCTCAATGCCCTAGCGGCGGAACTAGAGCGGAAATTCGCCACCCGTTCGGAGGTGCTGGTCGCCGATCTGGCCGACGCCGCCGATCGGGACCGAGTCGTCGCGCGCGCCACCGACGGCATCGAATTCCTGGTCAACAACGCGGGATTCGGGCAGTCCGGGGAGTTCTGGACGCAGCCGCCCGAGCAGGTGCAGGCCCAACTGGACGTCAATGTCACCGCGGTGGTGCAGCTCACCAGGGCCGTCCTGCCCTCGATGATCGCGGCGGCGAAGGGTTCGGTCGTCAATGTCGCCAGCGTCGCGGGTCTGATCCCCGGACGTGGCTCGACGTATTCGGCCTCCAAGGCCTACGTCGTATCCTTCAGCGAGGGGTTGGCGGGCGGATTGGCCGGAACCGGTGTTCGAGTCCAGGCGCTGTGCCCCGGATTCGTGCACACCGAATTCCATGAGCGAGCCGGTATCGAGATGTCTTCGCTGCCGAAACAGCTGTGGTTGAGCGTCGACCAGGTTGTCGCCGGTTCGCTGCGTGATCTGGAGAAGGACCGGGTGCTGAGTGTGCCCGGTGTGCAGTACAAGGTGGTCACCACCGTCGCCGGAATGATCCCGCGACCGCTGGCGGCCCGACTGAATCGCGGCCTGTTCAACGCACGCGGAAGGACTTAACAGACATGATCGACCAGGCAAGCAACGCTGCCGTTTCGACCGAGGACCGAGACAGATTGGCGGCGTTGGTGCGCGAGCTCGCCGTCGTGCACGGCAGAGTCACGCTGTCCTCGGGCAAGGAGGCCGACTACTACGTCGACCTGCGTCGCGCCACCCTGCACCACGGCGCCGGACCGCTGATCGGCAAGCTACTGCGCGAACTGGTGGCGGACTGGGATTTCGAGGCCGTCGGCGGTCTCACCATGGGCGCGGATCCGGTCGCGCTGGCCGTCATGCACGCGCCGGGCCGCCCGATCGACGCCTTCGTGGTGCGCAAGGCCGCCAAGACGCACGGCATGCAGCGCCAGATCGAAGGCCCGGACATCGTCGGCAAGCGGGTGCTCGTCGTCGAGGACACCACGACCACCGGGAATTCACCGCTGACCGCCGTGCGCGCGCTGCGCGAGGCGGGCGCGACCGTGGTCGGCGTCGCGACCGTGGTGGATCGGGAGACCGGCGCTGATCAGGTGATCGCGGCCGAGGGGCTGGAGTACCGGTCCATCCTCGGACTGAAGGATCTTGCCCTCGGCTAAGCTGAGAAGGCGGTCCCGGGTCGCAATCGCTGGTGGTGGGGGCGCTTGTCGAGCAATCCGAAACGGGGTAGCGATGCGACCCGATAAAGGAGCGCATACGCCGAGCGCAGCGCGGCGGTCGGAGACAGTGAAGGGTCGTGTGAGTTACCTGTGGTGAGCATCGCAGTCAATAAGAGCCGAGAAAATGTCGCGATGCTCGGCATCGGTGCTTACCGTCCGAAACGCCTGGTCAGCAATGAAGAGGTGTGCGAGGTCCTGGACTCCACCCCCGAATGGATCTACGAGCGCACCGGCGTACGCAACCGCCGCTGGATCAGCGGTGACGAGACGTTGCAGTCGATCTCGGCGGCCGCCGGTGAGCGCGCGATCAAGAACAGCGGCATCGACCGGTCCGAGATCGGCGCGCTGATCCTGGCCACCTCGAGCTGGCTGACGCTGACCCCGCACGGTGCGCCCAAGGTCGCCAACGATCTGGGGATGAACGGGATCGCGGCCTTCGATCTGACCTCCGGCTGCGGTGGTTTCGGCTACGGCCTCGGGGTCGCCGCCGATCTGATCCGGGCGGGCTCGGCCGAATATGTGCTGCTGATCGGCGCCGAGACGATGACCGTCGGACTCGATCCGACCGATCGCGGCACCGCGATGATCTTCGGTGACGGCGCGGGCGCGGTGGTGGTCGGCCCGAGCGAGGAGAACGGCATCTCCCCGACGGTGTGGGGCAGCGACGGCGAGAACGCGTCGGCGATCGCGCAGGATGTCGACTTTCTGGAGTACATGGAGCGGGCACAGGCGCTGCAGGGCACCGATCCGGCCGTCGAGCCGGTCGGCCGGATGTCGCTGCGCATGGAGGGGCCGCGCGTATTCCGTTGGGCGGCGGTCACTTTGCCGCGCGCGCTGGCCTCCGCGCTGGAGGTGTCCGGGGTGTCGAAGGAGGACATCGAGGTGTTCATCCCGCATCAGGCCAACGCGCGCATCAACGAGTTGATGAAGAAGAACCTCGGGCTGGCCGATGACATCCCGGTCGCCAATGACATCGAGAACACCGGCAACACCTCCGCCGCCTCCATCCCGCTGGCGATGGAGGAGATGCTGGTGACCGGTAAGGCCAAGGGCGGCCAGACAGCGCTGCTGCTCGGCTTCGGCGCCGGTCTGAGCTACGCGGGTCAGGTGGTCACGCTGCCGCCCGCCCCGACCGAGCCTAGCTTCAGTGTCTGATTTGCGGCATTCGCGGCGCCCTCCGTGGTTACCCAAGCTGCCTCCTCCGGGCGCGTCGCGAACGCCGCGGGGCGTGCGCCCCTTCCGTGCCGGATTCCTCGCGGCCGCGGCGGTGACCGTATTCGGCGCGGTCACCGGCCGAGACAAACTGCAGTGGATCGCGAAGCCGCTGATGATGCCGCTGCTGGCGGCGGATGTCGGGACCGATCCGGCGGCGCTGGATCCGGTCGACCGGACGGTGCTGCTCGGTGCGCTCGGCGCCGCGACGCTCGGTGATGTGCTGTTGATCGAGCCGGATAACGATCGGCGGCTGATCGCGGGTGCGTCGTCGTTCGCGGTGATGCAGACCGGATATTCGGTGCTGTGGTGGCGCCGTGGCGGGCGGCCGCGTCCGGAGATCGCACTGCCGCGGGTGGTGGCCTGGCTCGGGGCCGCGGCGCTGATGCGGGCGAAGGCGCCGACCGTTGCGGCTCCGCTGACGGCTTACGGTGCGACACTGGGCAGCGCGGCCGTGCTCGCCTCCGATCCCGGGTTGGCTCCGGGTGCGAAAAACATTGGCGGGCTGAATATTCCGAGCTCCGATCCACGCAGTCGGCTCGGCCTCGGTGCGCTGCTGTTCACCGTCTCCGACGGGCTGATCGTGTTGCGTCGCCTCTTCGTGCACGGTGAGCGCTCCCGGCGGGTCGCCGAGGGCGTCATCCTCGCCACCTACGCCGCCGCCCAGTACCTCCTCGCCGACCCCCGCGCACATGCCTCGGCGTTGGGCGGAGTTACTGCTCCAGCACGAGGATGATTCGGTCGCGGTTGGCGGGGTCGACGCGGATGGAGATGGTCTCACCGACTGCCAGGCGCGGTTTGTCGGCCGGGGTTACGTCGAAAACGATTGTCCCGTGGTAACTTTCGGAACCGGGCACGACCAGTTCGAGATCGAATTCGGTCAGTTCGGTGTGGTGATCGGTGCGTTGTAGCGTGTGTGCGCTCTCGATGGTCGCCCAGCCCTCCAACCCGTGCCGCCACAGTTGCCGATCCGCGCGCGAGGGCCGCGCGGCCAACAGCATGCCGACGCCGACGCACGAACCGAACAGGCCGACCAGTGCGACGATCTGAAATGCCTCGGTCCCCGGCGGCGTATGCGGTAGCAGCCAGCCCAGCCAGAGCCCGAGCAGCACCAAATACCCGGCGGTCACCCCGAGCACTATGCGGAGAATGCGCGCGTGGTCCATACCAGCCTCCACCCGACTGCCCTGACATCCAGGATAGGTCCGCCCGGCCCGGTCTGAACGCGCCTTGACCAGACGCGTGCCGTTCAGCCCTGCAATCGCAACGAGGCCGTCTCCGCCCGATACCTGCGCCAAGAGTTCCCCGACCACATCCAAAAATACTTGTGGGGCAACCACTTCTGGTCACCGTCCTACTTCGCCGCCTCTGCAGCAGGAGCCCCCTCGCCATCATCGCCGAATGCATCACCAACCAGAAAACAACCCGAGCCCACGAAAGAAAGCGACCCCCACCAGACGCGCTCGCGCAACACAGAACCAGCTTCCTCCCGGCTAGAGGGCCAGGCTTCCGCTGATCAATCCGGTGAAGACATAAGCGAGTTGCTTCTAGGTCCGGGCCTGGATCGGTGCCCACAGCACCGTGCGCAGCACCGCGCGCGCATCCGGGCCGGGTGTTTCGGTGGGCGCGTCGAGCACGAGGGTGTGTGTCTCGGTCATGGACTCCAGGGTTGTCGCGTGCGCGGCGGGCTTCGATGGAGCTGTCCGCCGAATCCGTGGTGTGGCCAGCCACACCACGAACTACCATCCTGCGCATGAACTATCCGCCGCCACCGCAGTACGGGGCACCGTATGGATATCCAGCCTACGGTCCGCCGCAGGACCACCCGCAGGCCGTGACGATCCTGATTCTCGGCATCCTCGGTCTGCTGCTGTGCCAGTTCCTCGGACCGGTCGCGTGGGTGATGGGTAAGAAGGCGCTCAACGAGATCGACGCCTCGGGCGGTGCGATCGGTGGTCGCGGCAGCGTGCAGGCCGGGTACATCTGCGGCATCATCTCCTCGGTGCTGCTGATCCTCAGCATCCTGTTCATCGTGGTCATGGTGATCCTCGCCGCCAGCGGCGCCCTCGACAGCTCGTCGTCCACCTACTAGGCACCGCCCGTTCCGGCCACCCGATGGTGGCGGTACGGCCGGAATTAGCATCGTGGAGTGAACCACCCCGCGCCGGATACGGCCGAACAGCCAGGACCCACCGAATGGGGCGAGCATCCGCACGGTGTCGGGCCATGGGCCGAGGAGCACGACGAGGCGCCGCCGCGGGATCCCCGATTCGATCCGGAGCTGCTCGCGGGCGGTGACCGCCGCAATGTCGTGGACGCTTACCGCTACTGGACGCGCGAGGCGATCATCGCCGATATCGACCGACGCAGGCACCCGTTCCACGTGGCCATCGAGAACTTCGGGCACGACGCGAATATCGGCACCGTCGTGCGCACCGCCAATGCCTTCGCCGCGGCGGCCGTGCACATCGTCGGCAGGCGACGCTGGAATCGCCGCGGCGCCATGGTCACCGACCGCTATCAGCACATCGAGCATCACACCGATATCGGCGAGTTGGTTGCCTTCGCCGCGCACGCGGACCTGACGGTGGTGGCGGTGGACAATGTGCCGGGCTCGGTCCCGCTGGAAACCGTCGAATTGCCGCGCCGCTGCCTGCTGTTGTTCGGGCAGGAGGGTCCCGGTGTCACCGAACATGCGAAGGGTGCGGCCCAGCTGACGGTTTCGATCGCGCAGTTCGGTTCGACCCGCAGTATCAATGCCGGAGTCGCGGCCGGTATCGCCATGCACGCGTGGATCCGGCAACATGCCGATTTGACGTCAGCTTGGTAACGAAAAGATCCCTAGAAATAGGGCAGAAGCTGGCACCATTGACCCATGACCTCGCGGAGCCCGCAGACCGGGCGCGATGCTACCCCCACGCCCGCGCTGTGGTCCGAGCGCGCGGATATGGCGGAGTCCGCGATCGTCTCTCGGCACCTGCGCGCGCTATGGGCCCTTCCCGGAACGGAATTGGGCGTGGTCGGCTGGCCGGCGACCCGGCGTGAGCGCGCCTTCGCGTCCTGGCACTACTGGTGGCAGGCGCATCTGATCGACTGCGCGGTCGACGCCGCCAACCGGGCACCGACCCCGGTGCGGCGCAGGCGCATTGCCGCCATCGCGCGCGCCCATCGACTGCGCAATGTCACCGGGTGGACCAACGACTACTACGACGACATGGCCTGGCTGGCCATCGCTTTGGAGCGCGCCGAGCGAACCCAGGACATCGACGTACGCGGCGGGCTGATCGCGCTGGAGAAGGAGCTGTACGGGGCCTGGGATCCGGCGCGCGGCGGCGGCGTGCCATGGCGGGTCGATTCGGATTACTTCAACGCGCCCGCCAACGGTCCCGCCGCGATCGCGCTGCTGCGCCTGGGCCGTCACGTCCGTGCACAGGAGATGGCCGACTGGATCGATGCGACGCTGCTCGACAAGGAGAGCGGCCTGATCCTGGACGGCATCCACCTGCCCTCCGGCGAGATCGAGCGCCCGGCCTTCACCTACTGCCAGGGTGTGGTGCTGGGCCTGGAAGCCGAACTCGCGGTGCATACCGGCGAGGAGCGCCATAGCGAACGCGTGCACCGGCTACTGATCGCGGTCGAGGAGCAGATGACCACCGGTGGGGTGATCAACGGTGGCGGTGGCGGCGACGGCGGGCTGTTCAACGGGATCCTGGCCCGCTATCTCGCGGTGGTCGCGCTGATGCTGCCCGGCGAGGATCGCGAACAGGTGGCCGATCGACGCAACGCCGCGGCCATCGTGCGCGCCTCGGCCACCGCGGCCTGGGCGAACCGGCTCGAGGTCGAGGGTGAACCGCTGTTCGGCCACGATTGGAGCAAACCCACCCAGCTACCCGGCGGCCGATCCGGCGCCGGTCATTTCACCGCGGGCGGCTCGGTGACCTCCTCGCGGGTGCCCGAGCGCGATATGTCGGTCCAACTGTCGGGCTGGCTGCTGATGGAGGCGGCCTACCAGGTCAGCGCCGCCGGACTGTAGGCATCAGCACTCGGTCTCGAGCACGCCGGACGGCGCGGATTCGAGATCGAAATCCTCGGCGGGTTTGGCGATCTCCTGCCGGTAGTGCCGGATGCCCAGCGCCGTCCCGATGATCAGTCCGACCACCAAGGTGCCGATGACCATCGGCTCCAGCCACGGCACCCGCTCCAGGAAACTGCCCGCGTAATAGCCGATCAGCAGCAGTACCGGCGCCCAGATGATCGCGCCGATCGTGCTGGCCAGGGTGTATTTGCGGTGGTTCATCTGCGCCGCGCCCGCGACCACCGGGCACAGCGTGCGCACCCACGGAATCCAGCGCGAGATGAGCACCGCGAGGAAACCATGTCGCTGCAGCAACTCGGTGACCCGCCGCAGGTTGCGGGTGTTGATGTAGCGGCCGTTCTTCCTGGCCACCAAATGGTGGCCGGTGCGATGCCCGATGACGTAACCGACCTGGTTTCCGGCGACGGCCGCGATCATCGCGCCGACCGAAAGCGCCCAGACGTGTGCCTCGCCGGTGGCATTCGACGCCATCACGATGCCCGCGGTGATCAGCATCGAGTCACCGGGCAGGAACAGCCCGATGATCAACGCGCACTCGAGGAAGACGAAGGTCAGCACCACCGTCCAGACGAGCGCGGGGCCCGCCGAGGTCAGCGGATCGAAACTGCCCACTGCTAGGGGCAACTGCGCGGTAGACACCAGCTCAGCGGGTCGAATCATTCGTCGAGGCGGTCAGTTCGGCATCTTGCCGCCCGGCCTCGGACTTGTCGACATCGCGGTTCAGCAGTTTCTTCGCCACGGCGATGATGCCGGGCAGCACCGAGATGAGCACGATGAGCAGGAAGATGGCCTCGATGTGGTCGCGGATGGCCGCGACATTGCCGAGGAAGTAGCCCAGCACGGTGACGCCGCCGCCCCACAGGACCGCGCCGACGATGTCGAAGGCGACGTACTTGCGGTAATCCATCTTCGACACACCGGCGAGCACCGGCATGAAGGTGCGCACGATCGGCACGAAGCGGGCCAGGATGATGGTCTTCGGCCCGTGCTTCTCGAAGAATTCGTGCGTCTGCGTGACGTAGTGCTTCTTGAAAAACCGCGTGTCTTCCTTGTGGAACAGCGCGGGCCCGATGGCCCGGCCGATCCAATACGCGCATTGGTCACCGGCGAACGCGGTGATCGCGACGGCGGGCACCAGCACCCAGATCGACACCGGCGGATCGGGCTGCGCCGAGAGCAGACCACCGGTGAACAACAGGGAATCACCGGGGAGGATCGGGAAGAGCAGACCGGTCTCGATGAAGACGATCACCAGGATCGCGGGCAGTACCGCGTTCTTGAGCCACGTTTCCTGGAGCAGGTACATCGGATCCAGCAACTGGGTCAATGCGACGTTGCTCGTCACCGATTCTGTCGCTGCCAGCAGAATCACGCGGCCTCCTGTCCGGGGTACGGCTGGCCTACATTGCTTGCCACCGCATCGGAAGCTGCCAGCGCAATTACGCGGCCAACAGTACCGGGTTCGCCTGAGAAAGGCTGTGTTGGATTGCGCCGCCTTCGGCGGCGCGTGTTCGCGGCCCCGGATGTCTCGCGTCCGAGCCGTCGAGACTCGCGACTGCGTCGCATGCGCTTCGACGGCTCGGACGCGAGACGGGCCGCGAACGGTCGCTCGTAAGACTCGCTCGGTGGTGGTCTTGTAGGGACGCGAACGGTTGCTCGTAAGACTCGCTCGGTGGTGGTCTTGTAGGGACGCGAACTCCTCGCTCGTAAGGCTTGCTCCGTGGGTCGGGTAAGAACGAACCCATCTGCTGCCCGTCAACCGACGCCAAAGTGGGCTGGCTTACTCTGAGTGCTGACAGAATTGTCTTTTGCCGCACAACACGGAGGTCTCACTGTGCCCATCGCGACTCCGGAGGTCTACGCCGAGATGCTCGGTCGGGCCAAAGCGAACTCCTTTGCCTTCCCGGCCATCAACTGCACCTCCTCGGAAACCGTCAACGCGGCCATCAAGGGCTTCGCCGACGCGGGCAGCGATGGCATCATCCAGTTCTCCACCGGTGGTGCGGAATTCGGCTCGGGCCTGGGCGTGAAGGATATGGTCGTCGGCGCGACCGCGCTGGCCGAGTTCGCGCATGTGATCGCCGCGCGCTACGACGTGACCATCGCGCTGCACACCGACCACTGCCCCAAGGACAAGCTGGACACTTTCGTGCGCCCGCTGATCGCCATCTCCCAGGAGCGGGTGAACGCCGGACAGAACCCGCTGTTCCAGTCGCATATGTGGGACGGCTCCGCGATCCCGATCGATGAGAACCTGGAGATCGCCAAGGAGCTGCTCAAGGCGACCAACGCCGCGAACATCATCCTCGAGGTGGAGATCGGCGTCGTCGGCGGCGAAGAGGACGGCGTCGAGGCCGAGATCAACGAGAAGCTCTACACCTCGCCCGAGGACTTCCAGAAGACCATCGACGCGCTCGGCGCGGGCGAGAACGGCAAGTACCTGCTCGCCGCGACCTTCGGCAATGTGCACGGCGTGTACAAGCCGGGCAATGTGGTGCTCAAGCCCGACGTGCTGGCCGAGGGCCAGCGGGTGGCCGCCGCGAAGTTGGGCCTCGCGGCCGACGCGCAGCCGTTCGATTTCGTCTTCCACGGCGGTTCGGGCTCGCTGAAGTCCGAGATCGAGGATTCGCTGCGGTTCGGTGTGGTGAAGATGAACGTCGACACCGACACCCAGTACGCGTTCACCCGGCCGATCGCCGGTCACATGTTCACCAATTACGACGGTGTGCTCAAGATCGACGGCGAGGTCGGCAATAAGAAGACCTACGATCCGCGCGGCTACCTGAAGAAGGGCGAGGCCGCCATGGCGGCGCGTGTCGTCGAGGCGTGCAATGATCTGAAGTCCGCAGGACGCTCGATCAGCGCCTGACCCTCTTACCCTTTTCGGGGGCTTTGAGCACATGAGTCTGGATGTGCGCGTGCTCGGGCCCGTGCGATTGCTAGTCGGTGGTGAGCCGGTAGCGGTCGGCGGGCCCAAGCCGCGAGCCTTGCTCGCCGCGTTGACCGTCAACCGACGGCGCGCGGTGGCTTCGGTTGCCCTGGCCGATATGGTGTGGAACGAGGATCCGCCCGATTCCTACGCCGCCAGCCTGCAGGTATTCGTCTCGAATATCCGTAAGGCACTGCGTAATTCGGGTGTCGATCCGGCCATGGTGCTGCGCACCGAATCATCCGGCTATCGGCTCGAAATCCCGGAGGACGCCTGCGATCTCGGCCGCTTCGAGGCGGCCAGGGAGGCCGGCGCGCGCTGCGCCGAGGTCGGCGACAATGCGGGCGCGGCGCAGTTGTACGGAAATGCGTTGCGCGAGTGGAGCGGTCGGGCACTGGCCGATCTGGCCGGGTTGCAGTTCGCCGATGGTTTCGCCACCGCGATGGACGAGGAGCGGCTGCAGGCCGCCGCCGCCCGCATCGATGCCGAAATCGCCTGCGGGCGTGCCGCATCGGTGATCGGTGAGCTGGTCTCGATGACCAACGAACATCCGCTGCGCGAGCCGCTGTGGGGTCAGCTGATCACCGCGCTGTACCTGTCCGGCCGTCAGGCCGATGCGCTGGACGCGTGCCGTCGGGTGCGCACGGTGCTCGCGGAGGAGCTCGGTATCGATCCCGGCCCGGTACTGGTCGATCTCGAACAGCGGGTGCTGCGCCAGGAACCGCTGAGCACGATGG is part of the Nocardia sp. NBC_00565 genome and encodes:
- a CDS encoding DedA family protein encodes the protein MYLLQETWLKNAVLPAILVIVFIETGLLFPILPGDSLLFTGGLLSAQPDPPVSIWVLVPAVAITAFAGDQCAYWIGRAIGPALFHKEDTRFFKKHYVTQTHEFFEKHGPKTIILARFVPIVRTFMPVLAGVSKMDYRKYVAFDIVGAVLWGGGVTVLGYFLGNVAAIRDHIEAIFLLIVLISVLPGIIAVAKKLLNRDVDKSEAGRQDAELTASTNDSTR
- a CDS encoding DedA family protein, whose product is MIRPAELVSTAQLPLAVGSFDPLTSAGPALVWTVVLTFVFLECALIIGLFLPGDSMLITAGIVMASNATGEAHVWALSVGAMIAAVAGNQVGYVIGHRTGHHLVARKNGRYINTRNLRRVTELLQRHGFLAVLISRWIPWVRTLCPVVAGAAQMNHRKYTLASTIGAIIWAPVLLLIGYYAGSFLERVPWLEPMVIGTLVVGLIIGTALGIRHYRQEIAKPAEDFDLESAPSGVLETEC
- a CDS encoding BTAD domain-containing putative transcriptional regulator, with amino-acid sequence MSLDVRVLGPVRLLVGGEPVAVGGPKPRALLAALTVNRRRAVASVALADMVWNEDPPDSYAASLQVFVSNIRKALRNSGVDPAMVLRTESSGYRLEIPEDACDLGRFEAAREAGARCAEVGDNAGAAQLYGNALREWSGRALADLAGLQFADGFATAMDEERLQAAAARIDAEIACGRAASVIGELVSMTNEHPLREPLWGQLITALYLSGRQADALDACRRVRTVLAEELGIDPGPVLVDLEQRVLRQEPLSTMELKRTERLAAAMTETVTEMPRAVRSGQLRMPDGRVLAIAQGGMRIGRMTDNDLVLDDPKASRYHAHIMPSRAGLLIKDLHSANGVYVNDEAIESGALLADGDTIRVGATVLVFQAIQ
- the fbaA gene encoding class II fructose-bisphosphate aldolase, whose amino-acid sequence is MPIATPEVYAEMLGRAKANSFAFPAINCTSSETVNAAIKGFADAGSDGIIQFSTGGAEFGSGLGVKDMVVGATALAEFAHVIAARYDVTIALHTDHCPKDKLDTFVRPLIAISQERVNAGQNPLFQSHMWDGSAIPIDENLEIAKELLKATNAANIILEVEIGVVGGEEDGVEAEINEKLYTSPEDFQKTIDALGAGENGKYLLAATFGNVHGVYKPGNVVLKPDVLAEGQRVAAAKLGLAADAQPFDFVFHGGSGSLKSEIEDSLRFGVVKMNVDTDTQYAFTRPIAGHMFTNYDGVLKIDGEVGNKKTYDPRGYLKKGEAAMAARVVEACNDLKSAGRSISA